One Neovison vison isolate M4711 chromosome 2, ASM_NN_V1, whole genome shotgun sequence genomic window carries:
- the NOL9 gene encoding polynucleotide 5'-hydroxyl-kinase NOL9 yields MADSQLIVKRGPFRSTWLRARKTRTQLVLSRRPRRRLGTLRWCGRRRLRRRLLQAQAAGADWRESGCLVSRAATRRPKSAAPSRAPAAAPAPSGPASLPIPPVRPAGPGRALVLLPLEQGFTFSGICRVTCLYGQVQVFGFTISQGQPAQEVFSAYTHSRLTINAVHYSMPEKSKKEMKREARALLRSHLNRDDRCWLMKNFSPLCSIVMLEQLKTSTVNFLVSHPGLSYVFVQESPTFQINSEHLALRSVGIRREKKKNGLRFTESALSAMEELVTVSCEEVDGCPVILVCGSQDVGKSTFNRYLINQLLNSISCVDYLECDLGQTEFTPPGCISLLNITEPVLGPPFTHQRTPQKMVYYGKPSCKNNYENYIEIIKYVFSSYKRESPLIVNTMGWVSDKGLLLLIDLIRLLSPSHVVQFSSGRSKYMPNLTPDYVDDMDGLYTKSKSRVRNRGFQLAEFAESSEFADEEKESPVVFTGHKLMCVQSDFAFRKTPRNRESHNKVLRDLAVLGYLGQLQPPVPKPLCPLHGLTPYQVPFNAVALRIIHADVAPTHILYAVNASWVGLCKILDDVRGYAHGPILLAQTPICDCLGFGICRGIDMEKRLYHILTPVPPEELRNVNCLLVGAISIPQCVFKSQRGLEGTIPYITTDYNRKLPGASEKIGARETKETREEKVHPKPKLYRKIN; encoded by the exons ATGGCGGACTCGCAGTTGATCGTGAAGCGGGGTCCTTTCCGCTCCACGTGGCTGCGTGCCCGCAAGACTCGGACACAGCTCGTTCTCAGCCGCCGGCCCCGCCGCCGGCTCGGGACCCTGCGCTGGTGCGGCCGGAGGCGCctgcggcggcggctgctgcaggcccaggcagccgGCGCGGACTGGCGGGAGAGCGGCTGCCTGGTGTCGCGCGCGGCGACCCGGAGGCCCAAGAGCGCGGCCCCCAGCCGGGCTCCGGCCGCAGCCCCCGCTCCGAGCGGCCCCGCGAGCCTCCCCATACCGCCGGTGCGGCCGGCCGGCCCGGGCCGCGCACTGGTGCTGCTGCCGCTCGAGCAG GGTTTTACTTTTAGCGGGATCTGTCGTGTGACTTGCCTCTATGGCCAGGTGCAGGTGTTTGGCTTTACCATCAGCCAAGGCCAGCCTGCCCAAGAGGTCTTCTCTGCCTACACACACTCGCGCTTGACTATCAATGCCGTTCATTATTCCATGCCTGAGAAAAGCAAGAAGGAGATGAAAAGGGAAGCCCGAGCTTTGCTCAGATCTCATCTTAATCGGG atgacagaTGTTGGTTGATGAAGAATTTTTCTCCTCTGTGTTCCATCGTGATGCTAGAACAACTGAAAACCTCCACTGTGAACTTCTTAGTCAGCCATCCAGGTTTATCTTACGTTTTCGTACAAGAG AGTCCAACCTTCCAGATTAACTCTGAACATTTAGCCCTGAGGTCTGTTGGcattagaagagagaagaaaaaaaacggCCTTCGTTTCACAGAGAGTGCCCTGTCGGCCATGGAGGAGTTGGTCACTGTGTCCTGTG AAGAAGTAGACGGCTGCCCTGTCATTCTCGTTTGTGGCTCTCAAGACGTTGGAAAGTCAACATTTAATAGATACCTCATTAACCAGTTGTTAAACAG tatttcctgcGTTGACTATTTGGAATGTGACCTGGGGCAGACAGAATTCACACCTCCAGGTTGCATTTCTTTACTCAATATTACGGAGCCAGTTCTAG GACCACCTTTCACCCACCAGAGGACACCACAGAAAATGGTGTATTATGGGAAGCCGTCTTGTAAAAACAACTATGAGAATTACATTGAGATAATAAAGTATGTGTTCAGTTCCTACAAGAGGGAGTCACCTCTCATCGTCAACACAATGGGCTGGGTGTCAG ACAAAGGGCTTCTGCTCCTCATCGATCTCATCCGGCTGCTGTCTCCCAGCCACGTCGTGCAGTTCAGCTCTGGCCGGAGCAAGTACATGCCGAACCTGACCCCCGACTACGTGGACGACATGGACGGCCTGTACACCAAGAGCAAGTCCAGAGTCCGCAACAGAGGCTTCCAGCTGGCGGAGTTCGCGGAGAGTTCGGAGTTTGCCGACGAAGAAAAGGAGAGTCCAGTTGTGTTCACTGGACACAAACTGATGTGTGTCCAGTCGGACTTTGCATTTAGGAAAACTCCGAGAAACAG AGAGTCCCACAACAAAGTTCTTCGGGATTTGGCGGTCCTCGGTTACCTTGGCCAGCTGCAGCCTCCCGTGCCAAAACCGCTGTGTCCCTTACATGGCCTGACGCCCTATCAG GTCCCTTTCAATGCGGTTGCGCTCCGGATTATTCACGCTGATGTCGCTCCCACACATATACTATACGCTGTGAATGCCAGCTGGGTTGGTCTTTGCAAGATACTGGATGATGTCAGAGGATACGCACATGGACCCATCCTACTCGCCCAGACTCCAATCTGTgattgtttggggtttg GAATCTGTAGAGGGATCGACATGGAGAAGAGGCTTTACCACATCCTCACTCCTGTGCCCCCAGAGGAGCTAAGAAATGTCAATTGTCTGCTGGTCGGGGCCATTTCCATTCCACAGTGTGTATTTAAGAGCCAG
- the TAS1R1 gene encoding taste receptor type 1 member 1 isoform X1, giving the protein MSLLAVHLVSRLLSLSCCWALSCHDTELSPDFSLAGDYLLAGLFPVHSHCPGVRRRPTVTVCDRPNSFNSHGYHLFQAMRFGIEEINNSTTLLPNVTLGYQLYDVCSESANVYATLKVLSVLGTHHIEVQANPAHYSPAALAVIGPDTTSHAATTAALLSPFLVPLVSYEASSRMLGVKRYYPSFLRTIPSDEHQVEVLVLLLQRFGWVWISLVGSDGDYGQLGVRALEELALQQGICIAFKDIIPFSAYPGSERMQAMMLHLARARTTVVVVFSSRQLARVFFESVVLANLTAKVWIASEDWAISRHISSVPGIWGIGTVLGVAIQQRLVPGLKEFEEAHVQAAKGAHGPCSEGSWCSSNQLCRECRGFTAQQMPTLGAFSMSSAYNVYRAVYAVAHGLHQLLDCASGACSRDKVYPWQLLEQIRKVNFLLHEDNVMFNDNGDPFSSYDIIAWDWSGSEWNFRVIGSSTGPPVQLDINKTKIRWHGEDNQVPKSVCSSDCLEGHQRVIVGFYHCCFECVPCEAGTFLNKSDLHSCQPCGKEEWAPEGSETCFPRTVVFLTWHEPISWVLLAANTLLLVLVIGTAALFAWHLETPVVRSAGGRLCFFMLGSLAGGSCGLYGFFGEPTLPMCLLRQGLFALGFAIFLSCLTIRSFQLVFIFKFSAKVPTFYHAWVRNRGPSLFVVTSSVAQLLICMTWLAVWTPRPTREYQRFPQLVVLDCTEANSVGFLLAFAYNGLLSVSAFACSYLGKGLPENYNEAKCVTFSLLLNFVAWIGFFTTASVYQGKYLPAVHVLAALSSLSGSFGAYFLPKCYVILRRPDLNSAEHFQASIQDYTRRCGST; this is encoded by the exons ATGTCACTCCTGGCAGTTCACCTGGTCAGCCggctgctctccctctcctgctgctgggcCCTCAGCTGCCACGACACAGAACTGTCTCCTGACTTCAGCCTCGCCGGGGATTACCTCCTCGCAGGTCTGTTCCCCGTGCACTCGCACTGTCCGGGGGTGAGACGCAGGCCCACGGTGACTGTCTGTGACAG ACCCAACAGCTTCAACAGCCATGGCTACCACCTCTTCCAGGCCATGCGCTTTGGCATCGAGGAGATCAACAACTCGACGACCCTGTTGCCTAACGTCACCTTGGGGTACCAGCTCTATGACGTGTGCTCCGAGTCGGCCAACGTGTATGCCACACTAAAGGTGCTCTCCGTGCTGGGGACGCATCACATAGAGGTCCAGGCAAACCCTGCCCACTACTCCCCTGCCGCGCTGGCAGTGATTGGGCCTGACACCACCAGCCACGCTGCCACCACCGCAGCCCTGCTGAGCCCCTTTCTGGTGCCCCTG GTCAGCTACGAGGCCAGCAGTAGGATGCTCGGAGTGAAGCGGTATTACCCGTCGTTTCTGCGCACCATCCCcagtgatgagcaccaggtggaGGTCCTGGTGCTGCTGCTGCAGAGGTTTGGGTGGGTCTGGATCTCGCTGGTGGGCAGCGACGGCGACTATGGGCAGCTGGGGGTGCGGGCACTGGAGGAGCTGGCCCTCCAGCAGGGCATCTGCATTGCCTTCAAGGATATCATACCCTTCTCTGCCTACCCGGGGAGTGAGAGGATGCAGGCCATGATGCTTCACCTGGCCCGAGCGAGGACCACCGTGGTGGTCGTCTTCTCCAGCAGGCAGCTGGCCAGGGTGTTCTTCGAGTCCGTGGTGCTGGCCAACCTCACCGCCAAGGTGTGGATTGCCTCTGAGGACTGGGCCATCTCCAGACACATCAGCAGCGTGCCCGGGATCTGGGGCATTGGCACAGTGCTAGGTGTGGCCATCCAGCAGAGGCTTGTCCCTGGCCTTAAGGAGTTTGAAGAGGCCCATGTCCAGGCAGCTAAGGGGGCCCATGGGCCTTGCTCCGAGGGCTCCTGGTGTAGCAGCAACCAACTGTGCAGGGAGTGCCGGGGTTTCACGGCACAGCAGATGCCCACACTCGGCGCGTTCTCCATGAGCTCTGCCTACAACGTCTATCGGGCTGTCTACGCAGTGGCCCATGGCCTCCACCAGCTCCTGGACTGTGCCTCTGGAGCCTGTTCCAGGGACAAGGTCTATCCCTGGCAG CTTCTGGAACAGATCCGCAAAGTGAATTTCCTTCTACACGAGGATAATGTGATGTTTAATGACAACGGGGATCCTTTCAGCAGCTATGACATAATTGCCTGGGACTGGAGTGGCTCCGAGTGGAACTTCAGGGTCATTGGCTCCTCCACGGGGCCTCCAGTTCAACTGgacataaataaaaccaaaatccgGTGGCACGGAGAGGACAACCAG GTGCCTAAGTCCGTGTGCTCCAGCGACTGTCTGGAAGGGCACCAGCGGGTCATTGTGGGTTTCTACCACTGCTGCTTTGAGTGTGTGCCTTGTGAGGCCGGGACCTTCCTCAACAAGAGTG ACCTCCACAGCTGCCAGCCTTGTGGGAAAGAAGAATGGGCACCTGAGGGAAGTGAAACCTGCTTCCCACGCACCGTGGTGTTCTTGACTTGGCATGAACCTATCTCTTGGGTGCTGCTGGCAGCTAATACCCTGCTCCTGGTGCTGGTGATTGGGACTGCTGCCCTGTTTGCCTGGCATTTAGAGACCCCCGTGGTGAGGTCAGCTGGGGGCAGGCTGTGCTTCttcatgctgggctccctggccGGGGGCAGCTGTGGGCTCTATGGCTTCTTCGGGGAGCCCACCCTGCCCATGTGCTTGCTGCGCCAAGGCCTCTTTGCCCTTGGTTTTGCCATCTTCCTGTCCTGCCTGACAATCCGCTCCTTCCAACTGGTCTTTATCTTCAAGTTTTCTGCCAAGGTACCCACCTTCTACCACGCCTGGGTCCGAAACCGTGGTCCCAGCCTATTTGTGGTCACCAGTTCAGTGGCCCAGTTGCTCATCTGTATGACTTGGCTTGCGGTGTGGACCCCGCGGCCCACCAGGGAGTACCAGCGCTTCCCTCAGCTGGTGGTGCTCGACTGCACAGAGGCCAACTCAGTGGGCTTCCTGTTGGCTTTCGCCTACAACGGCCTCCTGTCCGTCAGCGCCTTTGCCTGCAGCTACCTGGGCAAGGGCCTGCCAGAGAACTACAATGAGGCCAAATGCGTCACCTTCAGCCTGCTCCTCAACTTCGTGGCCTGGATCGGCTTCTTCACCACGGCCAGCGTCTACCAGGGCAAGTATCTGCCCGCGGTCCACGTGCTGGCGGCGCTGAGCAGCCTGAGCGGCAGCTTCGGCGCTTATTTCCTCCCCAAATGCTACGTGATCCTGCGCCGCCCAGATCTCAACAGCGCCGAGCACTTCCAGGCCTCCATCCAGGACTACACGCGGCGCTGCGGCTCCACCTGA
- the TAS1R1 gene encoding taste receptor type 1 member 1 isoform X2: MSLLAVHLVSRLLSLSCCWALSCHDTELSPDFSLAGDYLLAGLFPVHSHCPGVRRRPTVTVCDRPNSFNSHGYHLFQAMRFGIEEINNSTTLLPNVTLGYQLYDVCSESANVYATLKVLSVLGTHHIEVQANPAHYSPAALAVIGPDTTSHAATTAALLSPFLVPLLLEQIRKVNFLLHEDNVMFNDNGDPFSSYDIIAWDWSGSEWNFRVIGSSTGPPVQLDINKTKIRWHGEDNQVPKSVCSSDCLEGHQRVIVGFYHCCFECVPCEAGTFLNKSDLHSCQPCGKEEWAPEGSETCFPRTVVFLTWHEPISWVLLAANTLLLVLVIGTAALFAWHLETPVVRSAGGRLCFFMLGSLAGGSCGLYGFFGEPTLPMCLLRQGLFALGFAIFLSCLTIRSFQLVFIFKFSAKVPTFYHAWVRNRGPSLFVVTSSVAQLLICMTWLAVWTPRPTREYQRFPQLVVLDCTEANSVGFLLAFAYNGLLSVSAFACSYLGKGLPENYNEAKCVTFSLLLNFVAWIGFFTTASVYQGKYLPAVHVLAALSSLSGSFGAYFLPKCYVILRRPDLNSAEHFQASIQDYTRRCGST, from the exons ATGTCACTCCTGGCAGTTCACCTGGTCAGCCggctgctctccctctcctgctgctgggcCCTCAGCTGCCACGACACAGAACTGTCTCCTGACTTCAGCCTCGCCGGGGATTACCTCCTCGCAGGTCTGTTCCCCGTGCACTCGCACTGTCCGGGGGTGAGACGCAGGCCCACGGTGACTGTCTGTGACAG ACCCAACAGCTTCAACAGCCATGGCTACCACCTCTTCCAGGCCATGCGCTTTGGCATCGAGGAGATCAACAACTCGACGACCCTGTTGCCTAACGTCACCTTGGGGTACCAGCTCTATGACGTGTGCTCCGAGTCGGCCAACGTGTATGCCACACTAAAGGTGCTCTCCGTGCTGGGGACGCATCACATAGAGGTCCAGGCAAACCCTGCCCACTACTCCCCTGCCGCGCTGGCAGTGATTGGGCCTGACACCACCAGCCACGCTGCCACCACCGCAGCCCTGCTGAGCCCCTTTCTGGTGCCCCTG CTTCTGGAACAGATCCGCAAAGTGAATTTCCTTCTACACGAGGATAATGTGATGTTTAATGACAACGGGGATCCTTTCAGCAGCTATGACATAATTGCCTGGGACTGGAGTGGCTCCGAGTGGAACTTCAGGGTCATTGGCTCCTCCACGGGGCCTCCAGTTCAACTGgacataaataaaaccaaaatccgGTGGCACGGAGAGGACAACCAG GTGCCTAAGTCCGTGTGCTCCAGCGACTGTCTGGAAGGGCACCAGCGGGTCATTGTGGGTTTCTACCACTGCTGCTTTGAGTGTGTGCCTTGTGAGGCCGGGACCTTCCTCAACAAGAGTG ACCTCCACAGCTGCCAGCCTTGTGGGAAAGAAGAATGGGCACCTGAGGGAAGTGAAACCTGCTTCCCACGCACCGTGGTGTTCTTGACTTGGCATGAACCTATCTCTTGGGTGCTGCTGGCAGCTAATACCCTGCTCCTGGTGCTGGTGATTGGGACTGCTGCCCTGTTTGCCTGGCATTTAGAGACCCCCGTGGTGAGGTCAGCTGGGGGCAGGCTGTGCTTCttcatgctgggctccctggccGGGGGCAGCTGTGGGCTCTATGGCTTCTTCGGGGAGCCCACCCTGCCCATGTGCTTGCTGCGCCAAGGCCTCTTTGCCCTTGGTTTTGCCATCTTCCTGTCCTGCCTGACAATCCGCTCCTTCCAACTGGTCTTTATCTTCAAGTTTTCTGCCAAGGTACCCACCTTCTACCACGCCTGGGTCCGAAACCGTGGTCCCAGCCTATTTGTGGTCACCAGTTCAGTGGCCCAGTTGCTCATCTGTATGACTTGGCTTGCGGTGTGGACCCCGCGGCCCACCAGGGAGTACCAGCGCTTCCCTCAGCTGGTGGTGCTCGACTGCACAGAGGCCAACTCAGTGGGCTTCCTGTTGGCTTTCGCCTACAACGGCCTCCTGTCCGTCAGCGCCTTTGCCTGCAGCTACCTGGGCAAGGGCCTGCCAGAGAACTACAATGAGGCCAAATGCGTCACCTTCAGCCTGCTCCTCAACTTCGTGGCCTGGATCGGCTTCTTCACCACGGCCAGCGTCTACCAGGGCAAGTATCTGCCCGCGGTCCACGTGCTGGCGGCGCTGAGCAGCCTGAGCGGCAGCTTCGGCGCTTATTTCCTCCCCAAATGCTACGTGATCCTGCGCCGCCCAGATCTCAACAGCGCCGAGCACTTCCAGGCCTCCATCCAGGACTACACGCGGCGCTGCGGCTCCACCTGA